The following are encoded in a window of Methylicorpusculum oleiharenae genomic DNA:
- a CDS encoding GNAT family N-acetyltransferase, producing the protein MRTVLLDKAKHDRNRFNCGVEPLNNYLKFMASQQAKKDNTRTFILEDEANQSNIVGFYTLTMTPVDLNALPDKLQKKHPSSISGGLIARLAVDERYKGKGKGEWLLIDALKKLLQASNTVGFPIVVVDAKHGAQQFYEKYGFTAFRDAENKLFITIADIRSSFD; encoded by the coding sequence ATGAGAACCGTACTTTTAGACAAAGCGAAACACGATAGAAACCGTTTTAATTGCGGTGTTGAGCCTTTAAACAACTACCTGAAATTCATGGCTAGTCAACAAGCCAAAAAAGATAATACAAGGACTTTCATTCTCGAAGACGAAGCCAATCAATCCAACATTGTTGGCTTTTACACGCTAACAATGACCCCCGTCGATTTAAACGCATTACCTGACAAGCTTCAAAAAAAACACCCTTCATCAATCTCGGGTGGACTGATAGCTCGATTAGCTGTCGATGAGCGCTACAAAGGGAAAGGCAAAGGTGAATGGTTGCTCATTGACGCATTAAAAAAGCTGCTTCAAGCAAGCAATACCGTTGGATTTCCGATAGTCGTCGTTGACGCCAAACACGGAGCCCAGCAATTTTACGAAAAGTACGGATTCACTGCTTTTCGAGATGCCGAAAACAAGCTGTTTATCACTATTGCCGACATACGGTCCAGCTTTGATTAA